A DNA window from Actinomadura coerulea contains the following coding sequences:
- a CDS encoding helix-hairpin-helix domain-containing protein translates to MPFVTLGFGTPASFLYAAARRRSMGLGGTAAGYGAGTAAVLMMLQSGDPFFLVIGSFMMLLLWIAGTGHAFAVRSSVFPREIPRNVLNEHAIEVAKYRRSLREQARALAAEDPALARELRIGRPDMPRAYDDGGLVDVNHAPRGIIEALPGMTPELADRIVRRRAQTGGFVSAEEMAVDADVPPDVLPQLADFTIFLR, encoded by the coding sequence GTGCCCTTCGTCACCCTCGGCTTCGGGACCCCGGCCTCGTTCCTGTACGCGGCCGCCCGGCGGCGGTCCATGGGACTCGGGGGCACCGCGGCCGGCTACGGCGCCGGCACGGCGGCCGTGCTGATGATGCTCCAGTCCGGCGACCCGTTCTTCCTCGTCATCGGCTCGTTCATGATGCTCCTGCTGTGGATCGCCGGGACGGGGCACGCGTTCGCCGTCCGGTCGTCGGTGTTCCCCCGCGAGATCCCCCGCAACGTGCTGAACGAGCACGCGATCGAGGTCGCCAAGTACCGGCGGTCGCTGCGCGAGCAGGCCCGCGCGCTCGCCGCCGAGGACCCGGCGCTCGCCCGAGAGCTGCGCATCGGCCGCCCCGACATGCCGCGCGCCTACGACGACGGCGGGCTCGTGGACGTCAACCACGCCCCCCGCGGGATCATCGAGGCCCTGCCCGGCATGACCCCGGAGCTCGCCGACCGCATCGTCCGCCGCCGCGCGCAGACGGGCGGGTTCGTCTCCGCCGAGGAGATGGCCGTCGACGCCGACGTCCCGCCGGACGTCCTCCCCCAGCTCGCCGACTTCACGATCTTCCTCCGCTGA
- a CDS encoding complex I subunit 1/NuoH family protein — protein MLEVVVKLVLVAGAFAVLPLLVGQAEHKVMAHMQGRLGPMYAGGFHGWAQLVADGVKFAQKEDVVPRDADRWVFRLAPGVAIVPYLLVLLVVPVGPGGQVALDLGPGVFFALAVMGVGVIGAIMAGWASANKYSLLGGMRVAAQLMSYELPMVFAASSVAMAAGRLSLQGVVEEWRWWWLPWQAVGGVVFFVAGLAELRRPPFDMPVADSEIIFGPYTEYGGLRFALFILAEYAGIVVLCALTTVLFLGGWKGPFLNTELGWLWTLLKVAVLAFCVIWLRVSYPRMREDQLQKLAWAWLVPLSLAQLALTGVLRVAL, from the coding sequence ATGCTTGAGGTCGTGGTCAAGCTGGTGCTGGTCGCGGGCGCGTTCGCGGTGCTCCCGCTGCTGGTGGGGCAGGCCGAGCACAAGGTAATGGCGCACATGCAGGGCCGTCTCGGCCCCATGTACGCGGGCGGTTTCCACGGCTGGGCGCAGCTCGTCGCCGACGGCGTCAAGTTCGCGCAGAAGGAGGACGTGGTCCCGCGCGACGCCGACCGGTGGGTGTTCAGGCTGGCGCCGGGCGTGGCGATCGTCCCGTACCTGCTGGTGCTGCTGGTGGTCCCGGTCGGGCCCGGCGGGCAGGTCGCGCTCGACCTCGGCCCCGGGGTGTTCTTCGCGCTCGCCGTGATGGGCGTCGGCGTGATCGGCGCGATCATGGCGGGCTGGGCGAGCGCGAACAAGTACTCGCTGCTCGGCGGGATGCGGGTCGCGGCGCAGCTGATGTCCTACGAGCTGCCGATGGTGTTCGCGGCGTCGTCGGTGGCGATGGCGGCGGGGAGGCTGTCGCTCCAGGGCGTCGTGGAGGAGTGGCGCTGGTGGTGGCTGCCGTGGCAGGCGGTCGGAGGCGTGGTCTTCTTCGTCGCGGGCCTGGCGGAGCTGAGGCGCCCGCCGTTCGACATGCCGGTCGCCGACTCGGAGATCATCTTCGGCCCGTACACGGAGTACGGCGGGCTGCGCTTCGCGCTGTTCATCCTGGCCGAGTACGCCGGGATCGTCGTGCTGTGCGCGCTGACGACCGTGCTGTTCCTCGGCGGGTGGAAGGGCCCGTTCCTGAACACCGAGCTGGGCTGGCTCTGGACGCTGCTGAAGGTCGCCGTGCTGGCGTTCTGCGTGATCTGGCTGCGGGTCAGCTACCCGCGCATGCGCGAGGACCAGCTGCAGAAGCTCGCCTGGGCGTGGCTCGTCCCGCTGTCGCTGGCCCAGCTCGCGCTGACCGGCGTCCTCAGGGTCGCCCTCTGA
- a CDS encoding NuoI/complex I 23 kDa subunit family protein: MGRLPGGGLAKGLAVTLRTMTRRSITRQYPEVQPDLPPRSRGVIALFEENCTVCMLCARECPDWCIYIDSHKETLPAEGGGRPRTRNVLDRFAIDFALCMYCGICIEVCPFDALFWSPEFEYAEYDIAELTHEKERLREWMWTVPPPQAHDPSAEPPKEVAAAEKAAARAARSPRTGPPPGPGERG; encoded by the coding sequence GTGGGACGGCTACCAGGAGGCGGGCTGGCCAAGGGGCTGGCGGTCACGTTGCGGACGATGACGCGGCGGTCCATAACGCGCCAGTACCCCGAAGTTCAACCGGACCTGCCGCCGCGCAGCAGGGGCGTCATCGCGCTGTTCGAGGAGAACTGCACGGTGTGCATGCTGTGCGCCCGAGAGTGTCCCGACTGGTGCATCTACATCGATTCGCACAAGGAGACCCTCCCGGCCGAAGGCGGCGGGCGGCCCCGGACCCGCAACGTCCTCGACCGGTTCGCGATCGACTTCGCGCTGTGCATGTACTGCGGCATCTGCATCGAGGTGTGCCCGTTCGACGCGCTGTTCTGGTCGCCGGAGTTCGAGTACGCCGAGTACGACATCGCCGAGCTGACGCACGAGAAGGAGCGGCTGCGGGAGTGGATGTGGACCGTCCCGCCGCCGCAGGCGCACGACCCGTCCGCCGAGCCTCCGAAGGAGGTGGCCGCGGCGGAGAAGGCCGCCGCGCGGGCCGCCCGGTCTCCCCGCACGGGCCCGCCCCCGGGGCCG